Sequence from the Helianthus annuus cultivar XRQ/B chromosome 13, HanXRQr2.0-SUNRISE, whole genome shotgun sequence genome:
ccgcgtaggtAGTAGCCAAGGGCTACGTGGCCCGCGAGAccagctagggtaggccctagcttggctgaTTCGACTCGTAGCCTCCACACGTGTCCTGACACGTGGCGCTCTAGGGTGCGGCCTGATCTCCCATCTGTCGCTGCCCGCGTAAGATTCCTAAGGGGtcttcgcgccccgcgacagcccattaaatttttttttatttaattttactaaaaataaaggtatttggGGCCcattttcgtatacggggtgtattttaggacatattagGGTActctaaatatatttttttagggTGTTGGAttatttaggagggttgttatacctACCAGGCACGGGGCCATGTAAACCTCCTGTTTCCAattataaatagaggtgcttggctcacttacgaatcatcccttggcaaaccaatTCTCTCActtccaccaccacaacaccatcatcttGCACCTCAATAGTTAGAGTTaaagtagtctcgggatccaagattgatagtaagagctTTCGTCAAACtatggccatgcttggctaatctcttacatcacttggtgaaaacaatatcttttatgtattacttttgatttccaacctttggtcactttttatttgggtatgtattaatgactttaataactagttttttatatagAAAGTGAATTTTATCctatcatctcttcatgttttgttgattcactcattcatgtctttacggtctatataaaatGCGTTAACTACCTAGAAGGGGGTTAGGaggatggtttgggtaaagttATTGTCTCGTTCAGAGTATAGGTCCTGCAAGGatttgattcaagcttattaggactttcTTTGAGGCAAATAGCATCAAATCGGAGGAAGTAATAATGGCTTGAATCCCTTAtcaataaactactattaaaactttaacccggcctTGCgagactgtatccttgctgactcagaccaatatggtcgagggtagcgttgcctctaAAAGAGAGACATgtcacattttgcattaataacttacttaattatctttcaataacccgcctttgcgggactgtatccctgctgactcagaacAATATAgctgagggtagcgttgcctccaaaagagggacatgccactataaataagataatctcttaaaaaacccaaagtgcggaaatcatcaaaggatacataaaagatgagtcagaaccaagtgattctttcttgtttATTTCTCTCTTTTATTATTTTAGCTTCTTTCTTTATTTTCatttgtttaaaactttttctcaaaatttgggtcgattagacgttgacaataaaccggtattaaaagctcttgtgtccttggacgacctcggtatcttaccatcactatactacgccaacgGTGGGTGTACTTTCCCTAACGTGTTGTAGAGAATGATAGTTtgtatcatgttttataaatttaaagcctGCTAAAAGAGTAAAAGGTACTTAAAATTACATCAAAAAATCCGTACACACTCGCGACACATCACCTGGTGTCAGTTCGTATACACACACGGTCCCATGTGATagtaggcacggccccgtggtcaacttTGTGGGGTCCATTGTGAGATTCTGCATATCTAGGAGTTGACCACGGCCTTGTGTACATGGGATACGACCCCGTGTCTCTTGTCTGCTTTGTTTGTCTTGATCTGCATGTACTCTGATCTCTTTCAGTGGTGGGGCACGACCCTATGCTTGGCTTCTGATTGTTGTTTTGGTCTTGGGGTGTAACTTGTAGGGTAGGTATGGTGTGTCAacttctttttcttgtatttgtatTGGTTTTTTGCCgctaatttgttccttttgtacgTTTAAGCTCAGTTagtcctgaaaatcaaaagtatacaaagaaacacacttttttccaacattactacataaaagggttgattttatgcCTTGTTTAATATAAGAGTAAATTATAataatcgtcctttatgtatgtcacttattgcaaactatgtcatttatcttcaataattacagaaaacgtactcgatatttgcaaacccttgcaagttatgtcctttagccctagctcggttaattttttgtggttaaatctgaccaaatggaccccacatgagggtattttggtcattttactctcatgtggggtccatttggtcagatttaaccacaaaaaaaataccctcatgtggggtccatttggtcaaatttaaccacaaaaattaactgagttagggctaaaggacataacttgcaagtgtttgcaaacatcgagtacgttttctgtaattattgaagacaaaggacacagtttacaataagtgacatacataaatgacgatttttgtaatttactcttaatataatttatatgttgtatttcatGTATATCAAATACCTCACAATTGAATCTTTGTTtttcctcaagcaaaactctttaatattgcTTACACACCCAAATTGAAGAGGTAGAGAAGAAGTTTTTGGGTCTTTCTTAGAGTGTCGGGTATCCAaggttattttattttatttttattttatttacaaatcctatttgtcatgatttatatAGAACGCTTTtatagaaaaatatttttaggcATAACATGCATTTTAAAATTTCATTAAGCTATATACAATCTCACACACCTCAGAAGtggtcactcaacactcggccgaagatgtataaGTGAAACGCTCTGTCCCGGTGGAGGGGCTTTGTCCTACAATCCCCAAAAACCACGGAGTGGAAAGGGAAGGAGAGGGGGCGTTTTTTTAAcaaacaattaaaataaaacCACCAATTGAAATTAAACCAAACAACAACTAGCTATATCACGCCACCTCGCCTCCTTTTTTTGCCCCTACACCCGTGAAGATCCTAAGCTTCCCGCCCCACGCCACCTTCAAGCCCCATGGGAAGACGGTGTTTCAGGCGTGAAAGAAGGTTCTACGCATCCTTAAGCCCCCACTCTGAGTGTTCTAATAGAAGTTTAAAGACGTAGGGGGTCCCTTCAACATACAATTCACATGCAAAGTCTTCAATCTTCGTAATCAAAAAGTGAGAATTAAGTCCTCAAGTCTGGGAAGATCATTAATATCACTTAATGAAACAAGCTCTAAAGTGGGTGAAGATTATAAACTTTTAAATTCTGTCTTGTGGAATTTTAGTTTTCAAGTTTGTGAGAATCCTAAGAATCCAATTCAAACTTTGCTTCTTAGcattctttttttcttttcttttaacaTGAATTCTTACCCCTActctattttataaaaatatttgtaaGCTACTTCATTGCCTATTACAGTATTTACATCTTTTCCATCAAATTCTACCCTATAGTTAAACTAAAAACAACTATATCTCTCATTTcaattaaataatttttttttatatttttatcattatcttttctctATCATCCACTTAcaatcactttcaaaatatattaaaaaattatagatgATAAACAATGTCctctcaaatatacagatgaataGTAACATTTTCCCTCTACTCCACTCACACTCactttttttataatataaaaaacatCCTCACAGAATTTGATGGAAGGAATATGAATAGTCGAACCTGTGACCTCCCCTTTAAGTAACATGTGCCTGGCTAGCACCAGATTTAGCTAGCTTACATTTTCTAAcgggtgctactttctacacccccctatttacttttttcacccccctcctttcacatacttacaggtggggcctgcgtgggaccgacagttttcctctcacaagggggGTGTAATCAGGAAGGAGGGGGGGTGTGTATAGAATGGGCCTTTCTAACACACCAGGTATATAACCAGCAAGACACATTTAATAAAGAATGTAAGCTTattcgaaaaaaaaaacaattaaccaAGCAAATTAAGAACGTTCATACAAATTTAGGTAATTAAATCACATAAGTCCTTAATTTGGCATTTTAGtgtatatctatatctatattctAAAATTCTATGTGCTCATTTTggttattttttttatcaaaatcaTTAATTATTACTTTTGTCAAAACTCATAATTCTTGCTATTAGCTTTGATTTTCATCCAAACCGATCCTAATATTCATGTTCAAACAATATTTGATGTTGACAAAACCAACTGTAATAGAATTTCAGTAAGTCAAGAGTTTATCAAGAATTTACATAATTTTAACTAAATCTAACCAAGATAATAATTATAAATATCATTATTAATAAATTAAAGTCCCTTCTGGCCAGCTTTGATGATTAAATGTTAATTAAAATAAAGGTGGATTGCTGCAGCTCAATAAAGAAAATTACCAGAGTCAACAATGGCTAGTTTTCAGTTCCCTTCACTTGCTACTATATAAACAAACTCATATGATAACTTCAACCATGCAAATTGTCAACAATGGAAGTCTCCCTCACCACTTCCATTGCACTAGCCACCATTGTCTTCTTCCTTTACAAGCTCCTCACTCGTCCCACATCCTCCAAAAACCGCCTTCCTGAGCCATGGCGTCTCCCCATCATCGGTCACATGCATCATCTGATCGGTATGTAATCGTGTCTATTACTAGAGAATATATTAGTTAGATTTTATAGTGTTCCATTGTTACTAAAAGTGTTTATAAacaccaatggggtggtggtccattggcaaaggcaaagcctttaaacacCTTGGGAGGGGGAGGTCTTGGGCtcaagtcccacagacgacaggaataaaagaaatttgtcgttcaaaaaaagtGTTTATAAACCGATGTAACCGTCCGAACATTCCAAACCGAGTTAAATAAGCCGGTTTAGGAGTGAACTGGTTCGGTTTAAATGTTTAAAAACAGTACTTACAGGTTCAACTCAGTATTTCCGTCATAACTGACAAAAGCGGACCATGAACACCACTAACTGTTACCATAATTAGAACTTGTTTTAATATTTGTCCCGTGACATTATGCATACTTTTTCTCGATATACCATAATTAGAACTTATCTTAATATTTTGCTTGTGACATTATGCATACTTTTTCTCGATGTACCATAATTATAACTTACCTTAATATTTGGCATGTGACATTATGCATACTTTTTCTCGATGTATAGGCACAATGCCACATCGCGGGGTTATGGACTTAGCCCGAAAATACGGATCATTGATGCATCTACAGCTCGGTGAAGTCTCCGCAATCGTAGTATCCTCTCCAAAATGGGCCAAAGAGATCCTAACCACATACGACATCCCCTTCGCAAACAGACCCGAGACTCTAACGGGTGAGATCATCGCATATCACAACACGGACATAGTTCTTGCACCCTACGGCGAATACTGGCGACAATTACGCAAACTTTGCACTCTAGAGCTTCTAAGTGTAAAGAAAGTGAAGTCATTCCAATCACTCCGTGAAGAGGAATGTTGGAACTTGGTTCAGGAAATCAAAGCATCCGGTTCGGGTACACCCTTTAATCTTTCCGAGGGTATTTTCAAGGTGATCGCGACGGTTTTGAGTCGCGCGGCTTTTGGAAAGGGGATCAAGGATCAGAAACAGTTTACTGAGATTGTGAAGGAGATATTGAGAGAAACTGGTGGGTTTGATGTGGCGGATATCTTTCCATCTAAGAAGTTTTTGCATCATCTTTCGGGCAAGAGGGGGAGGTTGACGAGTATTCATAACAAGCTTGATAGCTTGATTAATAATCTTGTGGCTGAACACACTGTTAGTAAGTCGAGTAAAGTGAATGAGACTTTGCTTGATGTGTTGCTGAGGCTTAAAAATAGTGAGGAGTTCCCTTTGACTGCTGATAATGTTAAAGCCATCATTTTGGTAAGCATggattttttataatattttttgtaATGTTTTCAGTACCGAACCGGACTTAACCGATTGGATTTGAACAAGCTAATGGTCGTAtcggattattattattattattattattattattattattattattattattattattattattattattattattattattattattgttattattattattattattattattattattattattattattatttattccATTATATTAATATCAGTTAGATGTGTTTTTGTAATTTTAACAAGGGTTAAATGAATGATATAGGACATGTTCGGAGCCGGAACCGACACCTCCTCCGCGACAGTCGAATGGGCGATTTCCGAGCTAATAAGGTGTCCGCGAGCGATGGAGAAGGTACAAGCCGAACTAAGGCAAGCGTTGAACGGTAAAGAGCGAATCAAAGAAGAAGAAATTCAAGACTTGCCCTACTTAAACCTTGTGATCCGAGAAACACTACGGTTGCATCCTCCACTACCTTTGGTCATGCCAAGAGAGTGCCGACAGGCAATGAATCTAGCTGGATACGATGTAGCCAACAAGACCAAACTCATTGTCAACGTGTTTGCAATAAACCGGGATCCCGAATACTGGAAAGACGCTGAAAGTTTCAACCCCGAGAGGTTTGAAAACAGCAACACAACCATTATGGGTGCGGATTATGAGTATCTTCCGTTTGGGGCTGGAAGGAGGATGTGTCCAGGATCGGCACTCGGTCTAGCAAACGTGCAACTACCGTTGGCTAATATACTTTATTACTTTAAGTGGAAACTCCCCAATGGTGCTAGCCATGACCAACTTGACATGACCGAGAGCTTTGGAGCCACGGTTCAAAGGAAGACTGAGTTGATGCTTGTACCAAGTTTTTAAAACTATACATAGTTAATATTTTGTTGTATGTGTTCCAGTTTGGATGTCAGTGATTTGTTCTATGTTTTCGATTGTTGCAATGTTATAAATTTTATGCAATAAAATGTAATGTATATCAATACGttgtaataaaaaaaaacctGTGCCTTTAAAAAACTGTATTGCATGCGTTGAGTTTTGCTACAGATTCATTTGCGACGGAAGTTCGTAGCTAATTCGTAGCTAACTCATAGCAAAATGTGTTCGTAGCTAATCCGTAGCTAACTCGTAGCAAAATTTGCGACCAATTTTTTTCATAACAAAATTTCATAGCAAATGCCTTTTTTTATAGTAGTGTTATTTTATTTTGAATAACATATTCGAATTTCTAATTACATTTTTACTTTCATATAACTTTATTACGAAAGAAAAATACAAATATATAGTAGTTTATTAGACGAATAGTCATGTGGTATGTCCATGTTATAGCTTGGGCtcgcatgttttgaaagttaattaagggggtgtttgggattgctttttCAACCTGATTTTTTGATTATTGCGTTTTGAAATCGTAAAAAATCTATTTTCAGTGTTTGGcaataaattaataaaaactgattttttacgttttgtagagatcaaaacgtgataatccaaaagCAGATCACTCCTTActgcaggaaaacgtgataatccaaaaactaattttttacgttttgtagagatcaaaatatatatatttgccaaacactcaaatagttgattatcttaTTATTgcgatatcaaacaacataatcaaatccaaacactatttTCTGCAGCATGTTTTGTTACAGCTGATTATCttattctgattattcaaaacgcataatctattttcaaaactcaaccacAAACACCCTCTAAATATGATTCTCCATATTCAATGATGAGTAACACGTATGCTCGTTTTCACTGTAATTGCATATATAATTTTGTTAAGTTTTCATAAAATCACATATATATACTACCTTTATAATTAAAAATCAGAACTATTAGGTTTGCCAGACCACAACCCCTTCCCCTcccccaaatttcttttttctTAAATTAAAGCTTAGAGTTTCACTAtatgaaaaattataaaaatagtCATCTTCGATTATTTTTTTAACGGCATTGATTTTCACGCTTATCAAAATAAATACCAAATGCAAAGCCTGAGCCGACAAAACTAAGGTAACGTTTGGTATGCAGCAATCAAAGGTGGAATGAAATGGACCATTAGGGGGAATGtaaaaagagtgtttggttggtcgacGGAATAGAATCACCAATTAAATAAGACATTTCATTCTCTCGAAATCATTCCACCTGCCCCCCCCCCCTGTTTCTTTCCGTTCCATCCATCTTTCATCCTTCATTAAAAaaaccacaacccaccaccatcgccaccaccCACTTACGTCGccacccaccatcacccaccGCCGACACCACCGCCACCCACCTCCGCCCCCGCCCACCACCGCCCTTGCCGCCACCCATCGTCGCCGTCACCTGCCACCGCCCACCGCCGCCTTCGCCACCCGCCGCCATCATCCACCTCTGTTGCCACCAGCCACCACATCCGCTACCACCCACCCTCGTTGTCACCAGCCATCGTcgctgtggtttcaattttgttgtcattttcatctaaaattccaactttttttctttttcctccattttaatgaagggtaaaatggtcttttaacattctattataacaaattaaaaaatcttaccattttgcccttcattaaagggaggaaaaagataaaaaaaagttTGATGTTAATTGAAAAATCTAATCAGATTTTGCATTTGGAtgaaaaatgacaacaaaactgaaaccacaaggatccaaattcaaaaggtttgagttttggactaaagtagcAAAAGTAACGAAAGTCAAGGAACCATTTTGAATACAAAACCATACGCTCAAATGTGACAAAAAATGTCataaatgctcaaaataatttacaATTAAAGATATGATACAATATACTATAGTATAATATGATATGATATAATTTAATGCGCtctaatctatctactataataaaagaaaccaagttttggacacgtgtcattcatagaATGTATCCTCAAAATTATACTTattttatattaactaaatacataaataataaattaatattaaatcttatcatgctttaataaaatattatcctcaaatctaaattgttaatttaatatattttaaaaaaaatacatctctttcctacttatcttatattaaatatataaataataaattaatattaaatgttatcctaatttattaaaaatataacttttttattaattggtatacaaaattatatttattcaactcgtgtaaaacgcggggtttttaaaaatataactttttttattatttactatacaaagttacatttatataacacgtgtaatacacgaagtttttaaagatataactttttatcatttgttatgtaaaattagatttattcaacacgtgtaatacacagggtttttaaggatacaattttttttttattatttggtagatttttcaacccggcTATACACCgattttttaaagatatgacgtttttagtatttaatatacaaaattacatttatttaatatgtgtaatacacatggtttttaaagatttaactttttttagatctattcaacacgtgtaacatacggggtttttaaggatgtaatatttttattatttggtagatttatcaacctgattatacacgggttttttaaagatacgacgttttagtatttagtatacaaaattacatttatttaatctgtgtaatacacatggttttgaAAGATAtaacaattttttattatttaatatataaaattacatttatttaacccgtacaatatatgaggtttataaagatataactttttattatttaatatataaaattatatttattcaatacGTGTAATACACAGTGTTCTAAcctagtgtaatataatttaatATAAGAATGTCCATAATAAGACTATTACCAATGGATAGCATTTATATTGCATTTGATGAGTAGATGATGATTTGGAAGAGAGATGAGAGAGAACAAAATGTTTTTTATGGCTAACTGCTAGCATTTGATGAGAAAGAAAGGAATTGTGAGTGAATAGGTAATTAATGAagaaagggaaaaagaaaataaaatctaTTATATGGTGATGTGGTAaaaattcttttaagaatttgtATGTAGCTTTGGGAGGGTAAGGTGAATGTGAGAGATAAGGGCAAAGAGAGAGTGAGGCGAACATGTTTTCCAATGTTGTTTCTTGGTGTTCACATGACATATGCTCAACCAATGAAACGTTTTCTCTCTTTTCACCCGCttacactaaaaaaaaaaaaaaaaaaaaaaaaaaaaaacactcttcTCTCCCATACCTTTTCTCATACATATCGTTTTCTATctctttaaaaacaaaaaaaaaaaattacttacTCTGGATGCTCTTAGAAACGAGAATGTGTGAATCATTAGGAGAGAGAAGATATGAGGGAGAATCATGTTTTGATGAGGAAAAAAAATTATGTGAATGGATAAGAGAGAGGGTGTGTAGGACAACTTTAAAAACATGTTCCTCAACccaaaattatcatactaaaaccCTCTAAGGTTACTAAAAGTAATGTTTTAAAAATCGGTAAATATTGGCTGGTTATACAGGTATTACCGTTTCTAGATGTAAATACGGTACAAAACACCCCAATAATAAGTGAAATGGCATAAGGTTTGTAtcggcggtaaaatccggtataccggtttgaaacgtaataccggtaccggcccagggttattttagtttgggttgttacttatttttattatatatgttagttatcttacgtaatttttatatattattattattcgtaactaaaa
This genomic interval carries:
- the LOC110898214 gene encoding germacrene A hydroxylase; this encodes MEVSLTTSIALATIVFFLYKLLTRPTSSKNRLPEPWRLPIIGHMHHLIGTMPHRGVMDLARKYGSLMHLQLGEVSAIVVSSPKWAKEILTTYDIPFANRPETLTGEIIAYHNTDIVLAPYGEYWRQLRKLCTLELLSVKKVKSFQSLREEECWNLVQEIKASGSGTPFNLSEGIFKVIATVLSRAAFGKGIKDQKQFTEIVKEILRETGGFDVADIFPSKKFLHHLSGKRGRLTSIHNKLDSLINNLVAEHTVSKSSKVNETLLDVLLRLKNSEEFPLTADNVKAIILDMFGAGTDTSSATVEWAISELIRCPRAMEKVQAELRQALNGKERIKEEEIQDLPYLNLVIRETLRLHPPLPLVMPRECRQAMNLAGYDVANKTKLIVNVFAINRDPEYWKDAESFNPERFENSNTTIMGADYEYLPFGAGRRMCPGSALGLANVQLPLANILYYFKWKLPNGASHDQLDMTESFGATVQRKTELMLVPSF